One Halanaerobium hydrogeniformans genomic window, TTATTAAGATAAACTCTTCCATCTGGAGCAGCTATCACGGTTAATGCTCCTTTTAGAATAAGATTAACTTTATATTTAAGAGCAAATTCTTTTGCTATATCAATTTTATTTTTATTTATTTCTGTTGCTGGAAGATCTATTAATCTTGCCATCTCTCCGGGGTGTGGTGTCAATAATATTTCTCCACTATAATTTTTTAACAACTTTAAATCAGAAATTGAATTAAGAGCATCTGCATCCAGAACCAGAGGTATATTTAAATTTTGCAGTATTTCTTTTAGCACCATTTGGGTTGCCTTATTTAAACCTAACCCCGGTCCAACTGCTAAAAGATCAACTTTTTTAGCAAATTCAATTATAGGTTTAACTGATTTTTCAGAAATAATTCCATTTTTAGAAGGTAGATCTTTGCTTAAAACCTCTCTTAGCTCTACACTCAACTCCTTTTGTATTTCCTCTGGCAAAAGTAGATAAACAAGCCCTGAGCCACTTCTTAAAGCAGCATCAGCAGTTAATAGTGCTGCACCATCCATACCACATGAACCTGCTAAAATTGCAATTTTGCCGAATGTACCTTTATGTCCATCTCTTTTTCTATGCGGAAGAAATTCTTTAGCTTTTTTTTCAGTGATTAACTGCAAGCCATCAGCATTTTTAGCTAATATAGCCTGCTTTATACCAATATCAATAATTTTAACTTCTCCAGTATAATCAACCCCAGGGAAAATAAGCAATCCTCTTTTATAAGCAGCCATTACTGCTGTGTAATCTGCTTTAACTGCTTTACCTAAAACTGAACCTGTTAAACCATTGATACCTGATGGAATATCTACCGCTAATACTTTTGTGTTTTTTTGCTTTAAATCATTAATTAAAGCGATAATTTCTCCGACATTGCCTCTGACCTCACCTTTGATTCCGGTTCCTAATAAGGCATCAATAATAAGATCACTTTTTATTATTTTTTCTTCGATAGTTTTTTTATTTAAATTATTATATACATTACATTTAATATCATTATATAAAACTAATTCATGATTTTTTCTGTTAATGCCCTCAAGTTTATCTGCAGTTGTAGTTAAAATAATCTCCGGCTGATAGCCCCAATTTGCTAAAAATCTGGCTGCAGCCAGACCATCACCACCATTATTACCTTTACCTACAAATATCAAAATTTTAATATTTTCTTTATCAAAATCTTCTATTCTCTTATAAAAATTGCCCTGGCAGAAAAAATATTCTTTAATAATTTGATCAGCCAATTCTGCTGTTCCACGAGCTGCTGCTTCCATTAATAAAATTTCTGGAAAACCAGCATCTATAGTTTCGTGATCTGATTTAGCCATTGCATTCGGGGTTAATATATGCATTTTTAAGCTCCTTCCAAGATTATTTGAGCAATACTGAACTCTTTTTCATGTGATATACTTAAAAAAATACTTTTCACATTCAAATTTTCAGCCTGTTCGGCTGTTTTATTATAAAGATTAACTTCAGGTTTACCCAAATCATTATTTATTATTTCTATATCCTGCCAGCTATTATTACGCAGTCCAGTTCCCAAAGCCTTTAAAAAAGCTTCCTTAGCAGCAAAACGAGCAGCATAAGAGGCAGCATAATCAGAATGCTTACCGCAGTATTCGATCTCAGCAGCTAAATAAATTTTATTTAAGAATCGATCTCCATATTTATTTATTAGTTTCTCAATTCTTTGATTTTTTACAATATCAATTCCAGTTCCAATTATCATCAAAAAACCTTCTTCCTTAACTAAACTATCTATTATTTAAGATCTTAAATAATACTTTCTCTTTATAATTATATTAAAATTAAGCTATAAATGCAAAATCCGGGCCATAGAAACTGACCCGGAGGCTTTTTTATTAGTAAATGATTTTAACTTTTAGTTATTCAACAGTAACACTTTTAGCAAGATTTCTCGGCTGATCTATATCCTTATCACATATTAAAGCAGTATAATAAGCCAATAACTGCAGCGGTATTATAGCTAACAACCCTGCAAAATATTGATTTAATTGTGGTAGTTCCAGAATATGATCTACACTTTCCTTTTCATAATTCTGTCCCTCCATTGTAATCAGAAATGTATCAGCACCTCTTGCTTTAACTTCTTTTAAATTGCTAAACAACTTATTGAAAATATCAGTTCTACTACCTAAAGCAACAACTGGAACTCCATCTTCAACCAAAGCTAGAGTACCGTGTTTTAGTTCACCGGCCGGATATGCTTCAGCATGAATATATGAAATTTCTTTTAATTTCAAAGCTCCTTCAAGTGCTAAAGTATAATCTGTGTTTCTGCCGATAAAAAAGATGTGTTTTTGCTCAGCATATGATTCAGCAATATTTTTTATTTTAGCTTCACTTTGATTGATCATCTGTCTGCTCAACTCTGGAAGCCTAATCAAATCATCAGTAAATTTTTTTACAAGTTCTTCCTCAATATCAGCTCTCTGACTCATTCCATCTACAGCAAGCATATAAAAAGCTGCAACCATATTGGTATAAGCTTTTGTTGAAGCGACAGCTATTTCTGGACCAGCATTCAAATAAAGCACCATGTCTGCCTCTCTTGCAATACTACTATCTCTACAGTTTACAAAGGCTAAAACTTCTGCACCTTTAGCTTTGGCCAGGCGTAAAGCTGCAAGAGTGTCTGCAGTTTCTCCTGACTGACTAACTACTATCATTAATGTATTCTCATTGACCAAAGGGTTACGATAACGATATTCACTGGCAACCTCTACTTCAACCGGTAATTTTAGCATATCTTCCAGCAGATATTTAGCTAAATAACCAGAATGATAAGCAGTTCCACATGCTACGACATGGATTTTATCATAATTGCTAAGCCAATTGGATTCTAAACCACTTTCACTTAAGTCCAATTTGCCATTTTGCAGGCGATCCTTTAATAACCATTTTAAAGACTCTGGCTGTTCATTAATTTCTTTTAACATAAAATGGTCATAGCCCTGCTTTTCTGCCATTTCTGAACTCCAATTAATCTTGGTACTGTTTTTATCAGCAATTAAACTTCCACTAAAAGAATATATTTCAACTTTATCCTTTCTAATATCAGCCATCTCTTCATTTTCCAGAATATAAAAATCATCAGTGTAATCAAGATAAGCCGGGATATCAGAGGCTAAAAAGTTTTCATTTTTACCAAGTCCAACAATTAGTGGACTATCTTTACGAACTGCGATTATTCTATCATTTTCAGTTTTGGACATAACAGCCATTGCAAATGAACCTTCAAGTTTAGTAATCGCTTTATTTACAGCAGTTCTAAGATCACCATTATAATACTTAGAAATCAAATGAGCTGCAACTTCTGTATCAGTATCAGAAGTAAATTCCATACCATCAGCAACTAAGCTTTCTTTTAATTCACTAAAATTTTCAATAATTCCATTGTGGACAAGAACAATTTCGTCAACAGAATCTGTATGAGGATGAGAATTCCTGTCAGATGGTTTGCCATGGGTTGCCCATCTAGTATGTCCTATCCCTGTAAATCCACTAAAAATCTCTTTTTCTGCAGCCATATTGAGCTCATTTAATTTACCCTGTTTTTTAACAAGCTTTATCCCTTCTTCTTCCTGTATCGCTATTCCAGCTGAGTCATAACCACGGTATTCCAATTTTTTTAAACCAGAAAGAAGTATAGGAGCAGCTTTCTTATCTCCAATATATCCAACAATTCCACACATATATATTGACCTCCATTTTATTTGCGCTTTATTTTATACTATTTACAAATTTAAATTTCAGCTGCTAATTATCTTCTCTGTCTCGGCAGTTACCCACCAATTTTAAAAGATAATATTTAGGTAGAACAGCTACAACCTGAGAGCATCCGCCGAAAAATCGATAACTCTCTCCCTCGTCAACCTAATTTGATATCTTTATAATTAGGTTCTGGCGCTTTCAACCGAATCTAATTATTCTCACCTCCCTCTTTAAATTAATTTCTGCGACTTAAAATAACAACAATTACCAAATATAATAATAAGCTAAAAAGCCATAAAAAGCAAATTTTAGCTCTTATTATTATTTTAATTTAGCTCTTTAGAAATAATATCACTTAATATTTCTTCCCATTTTCTCAATAATACTTCATCTTTTCCTTCCAGCATTACTCTAATAAGGGGTTCTGTACCAGAAGCTCTTACAAAAACCCTACCATTATTTGCTATTTCTGCTTTAGCCTCATTAATTTTTTTCTTAATTTCCTGATTCTCCTCCCAATTATCTTTATCTTTGACTTTTATATTGGCAAGAATTTGTGGCCAGTAGTTCATTATTGATTTTAGTTCACTTAAAGTTTTATTTTCTTTAAGCATGATCTCTGCGATTTTAACAGCTGTTAAAATACCATCACCTGTGGTGTTATAATCGCCAAAAATAATATGCCCAGATTTTTCTCCGCCAAGCTGATAATTGTTTTTAAGCATTTCAGCCAAGACATAGCGATCACCATTTTTTACTATTTTTACTTGACCTTCCAAATCTGCAAGACTTTCCTGTAAAGCTAAATTACTATACCTTGTGGTGACAATAGTATTTTCATTTAAATTATCCTGAGAAATCATATAACGGGCAGCTATTGCCATAATATTATCTCCCTCAACAATTTCACCTTTTTCATCAACTAAAATAACCCTATCTGCATCCCCATCATGAGCAATTCCCAGGTCAGCAGCTTGATTTATAACTTCTTGAGCAATTATTTCTGGCTTAGTTGAGCCACAATTAACATTTATAACCTCTCCATCAGGATGATTGTTCATCACAATCACTTCTGCACCTAAAGTTTTAAAAACTTCTGGTGAAGCTTGATAAGCTGCTCCATTAGCACAATCTATAACAATTTTTAGTGAAGAAAAATCCTCATCAGTTATATTAATAATAAAATCTATATATTGATCGATCCAATCATATTTTTCTTCTATCAAGCCAATCTTATTATCAATGGGATAAGGTAATTCCTGAGAGTAATCATTAAAATATAATTTTTCTATTGCCAACTCATCTGCATCTGTTAATTTAATTCCATTTTCATCAAAAAACTTAATTCCATTATCAGCTGTAGGATTATGTGAAGCAGATATCATAATTCCTCCATTTACTTCCATCTCTCTGCTCAAATAACAAACTCCAGGGGTAGGTATGATTCCTAACCTATAAACATTTATTCCAACTGATGTTAAACCTGCCATTAAAGCAGCTTCTAACATATCCCCCGATAATCTGGTATCTTTACCTATAATAATAGTTGGTTTTTCAATCCCACTATTTTTAGTAATATAATAACCACCTATTCTAGCAATCTTATAAGCTAAATCACCTTTAAGTTCATGATTTGCTACTCCTCTTAATCCATCAGTACCGAATAACTTCTTATCCAAACTCTTCACCCCAATATTTATAATATATTTATATTAAATCGATTCAATCATTATTTCTTTCTCTAACCTTTACAATAATATAACCTGGATCAGTTCCCATTAGCCTGGTTCCAGATGGTAAGTTCACTTCAATTATCTTTAAATTGTCTCCAGGATCAACATCACTCAAATCCACAAATGCTCTGATATCATCCTTACTGACACTGGTAAAATAAGAGATATAATCAAGTCTGACCACTACACGATTACTGGATAATGATTCGATTTCATAATCTGGTGGTAGGTTTCTTGTTTCAATATTGATTAAAAATGAAGCTGCCTGTTCTTCTCCTAAATTAAAAATATTACTTGTTTGATCACTTGCATAAGTCCATAATAAAACTGCAATAAAAAAAGCCAGTATTAATTTTTTGTGATTTTCGCTAAGAGAAAACATTTAGATATGCCTCCTCATAAAAGATTTTTCTTTTGATTTTTCAAAACTAGCAGCTAAGTTTTCTCTGAGCTCACCTTCATCTAAATCACGTCTCAGTTTGCCATCTTCTGCCATCGAAATAACTCCACTTTCTTCTGAAACCACTAAAGCAATTGAATCTGATTCTTCAGTAATCCCAATTGCTGCTCTGTGTCTAGTCCCTAAGCGTGGATTAATATCAGACCGGGTAGACAAATTCAAAAAACAGCTAGCAGCCTGCATTCTTCCATTTTCAATTATAACTGCTCCATCATGTAATGGAGAAGCATGTTGAAAAATACTAATTATTAACTGTTTGCTAATTTTAGAATTTAGCTCAATTCCAGTTTCTATGTAATTTTTCAAACCAACTCGCCTGGAAATAACTATTAAAGCACCGGTTTTATTTTTTGCAAGATCTGTAACTGCAGATATAATATCATTAATCTCCTTTGGCCCCCAGTTTTGCCAAAAATGTTCTTTTAAAAATCCACCCCTACCTATTTGTTCTAATGCCCTTCTTAATTCAGGCTGAAAAACAATTGGTAAAGCTACCAGCACAATTGTTAAAAAACTATCTAAAAACCAGTTAACTGTATTTAGTTCTAAAAGTTGAGAAAGCAAAGCCACAGCAAATATCAAAATTAAACCTTTTATCAGCTGTACTGCTCTTGTTCCAGATATAATATTTAATAAATAATATATAATAAATGCGATAATAAAAATATCGAGTAAACTTGTTAAAATTCTCCAGGTCAATTTTATCACCTCTAAATTAAATATTCGTCAAAAAGGGGTTATAAACCTGCTTTATCTTTTAGATTTATTTTTATTAATCAAAATTTAAAATAAATCTATACTTTTTTAAATAATTATTACCTGGATTTTAAAGGATAATCATTTAAGAAATAGAAATAAAACTTATGAGGTGATCTATTTTGGCTAATAACTTATTTAAAGATAAAAGAATCAATTATAAAGATTTCTTAATCATACTTAGCAGCTGGTATTTTATTGTTTTCAGCAATTATTTTTTAAAAGAAAAAGAATTCGCTTCTCTTTTATATATTAATGAATTTTTGGGCTTTATCTTAACTACCCTTGGTTATATGTTATTTTTCTTTTTAATTTATATTTATTTTCAAATGCTTTATGATTTACCCTTAAAAGATTTAGGGTTTAAATTAGATTTTAAAAAGCTTAATTTAAAAACTCTGTTTCCTGCACTAATCCTGCTTATATTTGGAGTAATTTTAATCAATGTTAGTGCAGCTAAAATTAACCCTTTAAATTTCAAACCCCTTTATATAATTAATGACTTTGCTGTTATTATTAGAGCTTTACCTGTTTTAGCCGCTATATTTTTAGCTGCATTTTTTCAGGCTGTTGCTTTACAATTTTTATTTAATAAAATTATTTTTTCAATATTTATTTTATATCTTCCCAGCTTTTTAGCTTCAATATTTACCGCATTATTTGCAGCAATAATACTTTTACAGTTTGAGCCAGGATTTATATTGATGATTTTTATATCAGTAATTATAAGTAATTATCTTTATCTCAAAAGTGACTATAACCTTCTCGGAGCAACAATATTTTATGCCTCATTTTTAACACTATATATTAGCTTTATTTATGGTTTTAATTTTTTAGCTTTTTAATTTATAAAAGCCGACCAATTTTTGGTCGGCTTTTAGATCAAAAATTTACTTTCTTCCTGAATTTTAAAACCATCTTCAACTTTTTTAAATACATAACCATGAGCTTATATTATATAACTTAACAACAGTAAAGCAACTTCTATTAAAGTTGTCAAAGATGGGTTTAAGCCTTATATTAAGATATTTTAAAGCTATTATTCTCGTAAATATTTTTATTCAAATTTTCCATATATTTTACTTCCACAATTTTTACAAAATCCCTGATCATAATTTTTAATTACCCCATAACCACTCCGAGTAATTAATTTTTCTCCACATTGAAAACAATAGGTGTCTCTGGTATTTTTTATATTGGCATTTCCCAAATACACATTTTTTAAATCCTTTTTAGCAAGCTGATATGCTTCTTCCATCAAGCTTAAATCAGTTGCTGGATTATCTAATTTATATGATGGATAGTATCTACTTAAATGGAGAGGAATCTCTTGATTAAGTTCTGCTATAAATTTAAAGATTTTTTCCAGTTCAGTTAAATCATCATTTAAATCGCTTATAACAAGAGTTGTAATTTCCAGGTGTATTTGATCAGCTAGATGCTTTATTGTTCTTTTTACAGCATCTAAACCTCCCTGACAGTGCTTTTCATAAAATTCATTGTTAAAAGATTTTAAATCAATATTGGCAGCATCTAAAAATGGTGTTAACTCTTTTAAAGCTTCTTCCTCAATAAAGCCATTACTCACCAAAATATTTTTTATTCCTTTTTGAGAGGCAAGCTTTGCAGTATCCAACATATACTCATAAAAAACTATTGGTTCTGAATAAGTGTATGCTATTAAGTCAAGTCCTTTTTTTCGAGTACTATTAACAATTTCTTGAGGAGAATAGTCATTCAGAGCTGGTTTTTGCTGACTAATCTGCCAGTTTTGACAGTAAATACAGCTCATATTACAGCCATAACTGCCAATAGAAAATACATTTTTAGCCGGATAAAAATGATATAAAGGCTTTTTTTCAATTGGATCTATACCTAAAGCAGAAACTTTTCCATAATTTAAACTTTTTAGTTTACCATTAATATTTTTTCTAACCTGGCAAATTCCTATTTTGTTTTCTTTAATTATACAGTGGTGAGGACAGAGTTCACATTTAAGCTGCTTGTCCTTATAAACACTATAATATTTAGCTTCATGATATTCAGTCATTTTCTTTAAACCTTTTTACTTTAAAGCGATAAATATCGATTTGTGAATCTGATTTTAAACCAGCTTTTTTTCTGGCGATACTAAGCTGTTTATCCACTGTATCTATCCCCTCTAGATCAGGAAGCAGTAAACCTGTCTGATGACCTCCCTTAACTAAAATACCATATTTTTTAGGATCTAGTTCTGTTTTATCATTTACTCTTTCTGCTTCCGATAAAATATCGACAGAGATAGTTAATTCTTTTAATTCAGATTTATGAACTTCTGGAAAACGCGGATCACTTTCAGCAGCAGTCATCGCATTATTAATAATTTCACTAGCAGCATTATCTTGAACAGGTTGAAAAGTACCCATACAACCTCTTAAATTACCGTTTTTCTTTAAAGT contains:
- the amrA gene encoding AmmeMemoRadiSam system protein A: MDAEKYITDLARKAVEEYIVNGNEVEVNYEELPEILKKPAGVFVTLKKNGNLRGCMGTFQPVQDNAASEIINNAMTAAESDPRFPEVHKSELKELTISVDILSEAERVNDKTELDPKKYGILVKGGHQTGLLLPDLEGIDTVDKQLSIARKKAGLKSDSQIDIYRFKVKRFKEND
- the acpS gene encoding holo-ACP synthase; translation: MIIGTGIDIVKNQRIEKLINKYGDRFLNKIYLAAEIEYCGKHSDYAASYAARFAAKEAFLKALGTGLRNNSWQDIEIINNDLGKPEVNLYNKTAEQAENLNVKSIFLSISHEKEFSIAQIILEGA
- the glmS gene encoding glutamine--fructose-6-phosphate transaminase (isomerizing); this encodes MCGIVGYIGDKKAAPILLSGLKKLEYRGYDSAGIAIQEEEGIKLVKKQGKLNELNMAAEKEIFSGFTGIGHTRWATHGKPSDRNSHPHTDSVDEIVLVHNGIIENFSELKESLVADGMEFTSDTDTEVAAHLISKYYNGDLRTAVNKAITKLEGSFAMAVMSKTENDRIIAVRKDSPLIVGLGKNENFLASDIPAYLDYTDDFYILENEEMADIRKDKVEIYSFSGSLIADKNSTKINWSSEMAEKQGYDHFMLKEINEQPESLKWLLKDRLQNGKLDLSESGLESNWLSNYDKIHVVACGTAYHSGYLAKYLLEDMLKLPVEVEVASEYRYRNPLVNENTLMIVVSQSGETADTLAALRLAKAKGAEVLAFVNCRDSSIAREADMVLYLNAGPEIAVASTKAYTNMVAAFYMLAVDGMSQRADIEEELVKKFTDDLIRLPELSRQMINQSEAKIKNIAESYAEQKHIFFIGRNTDYTLALEGALKLKEISYIHAEAYPAGELKHGTLALVEDGVPVVALGSRTDIFNKLFSNLKEVKARGADTFLITMEGQNYEKESVDHILELPQLNQYFAGLLAIIPLQLLAYYTALICDKDIDQPRNLAKSVTVE
- the glmM gene encoding phosphoglucosamine mutase, yielding MDKKLFGTDGLRGVANHELKGDLAYKIARIGGYYITKNSGIEKPTIIIGKDTRLSGDMLEAALMAGLTSVGINVYRLGIIPTPGVCYLSREMEVNGGIMISASHNPTADNGIKFFDENGIKLTDADELAIEKLYFNDYSQELPYPIDNKIGLIEEKYDWIDQYIDFIINITDEDFSSLKIVIDCANGAAYQASPEVFKTLGAEVIVMNNHPDGEVINVNCGSTKPEIIAQEVINQAADLGIAHDGDADRVILVDEKGEIVEGDNIMAIAARYMISQDNLNENTIVTTRYSNLALQESLADLEGQVKIVKNGDRYVLAEMLKNNYQLGGEKSGHIIFGDYNTTGDGILTAVKIAEIMLKENKTLSELKSIMNYWPQILANIKVKDKDNWEENQEIKKKINEAKAEIANNGRVFVRASGTEPLIRVMLEGKDEVLLRKWEEILSDIISKELN
- a CDS encoding bifunctional ADP-dependent NAD(P)H-hydrate dehydratase/NAD(P)H-hydrate epimerase → MHILTPNAMAKSDHETIDAGFPEILLMEAAARGTAELADQIIKEYFFCQGNFYKRIEDFDKENIKILIFVGKGNNGGDGLAAARFLANWGYQPEIILTTTADKLEGINRKNHELVLYNDIKCNVYNNLNKKTIEEKIIKSDLIIDALLGTGIKGEVRGNVGEIIALINDLKQKNTKVLAVDIPSGINGLTGSVLGKAVKADYTAVMAAYKRGLLIFPGVDYTGEVKIIDIGIKQAILAKNADGLQLITEKKAKEFLPHRKRDGHKGTFGKIAILAGSCGMDGAALLTADAALRSGSGLVYLLLPEEIQKELSVELREVLSKDLPSKNGIISEKSVKPIIEFAKKVDLLAVGPGLGLNKATQMVLKEILQNLNIPLVLDADALNSISDLKLLKNYSGEILLTPHPGEMARLIDLPATEINKNKIDIAKEFALKYKVNLILKGALTVIAAPDGRVYLNNTGTNGMATAGSGDILTGIVSALIGQEMNIFKAAALATYVHGKAGEIASLDKSDFGLKSGDLINYLPEVWKFLIYNN
- the amrS gene encoding AmmeMemoRadiSam system radical SAM enzyme, with product MTEYHEAKYYSVYKDKQLKCELCPHHCIIKENKIGICQVRKNINGKLKSLNYGKVSALGIDPIEKKPLYHFYPAKNVFSIGSYGCNMSCIYCQNWQISQQKPALNDYSPQEIVNSTRKKGLDLIAYTYSEPIVFYEYMLDTAKLASQKGIKNILVSNGFIEEEALKELTPFLDAANIDLKSFNNEFYEKHCQGGLDAVKRTIKHLADQIHLEITTLVISDLNDDLTELEKIFKFIAELNQEIPLHLSRYYPSYKLDNPATDLSLMEEAYQLAKKDLKNVYLGNANIKNTRDTYCFQCGEKLITRSGYGVIKNYDQGFCKNCGSKIYGKFE
- the cdaA gene encoding diadenylate cyclase CdaA; the protein is MTWRILTSLLDIFIIAFIIYYLLNIISGTRAVQLIKGLILIFAVALLSQLLELNTVNWFLDSFLTIVLVALPIVFQPELRRALEQIGRGGFLKEHFWQNWGPKEINDIISAVTDLAKNKTGALIVISRRVGLKNYIETGIELNSKISKQLIISIFQHASPLHDGAVIIENGRMQAASCFLNLSTRSDINPRLGTRHRAAIGITEESDSIALVVSEESGVISMAEDGKLRRDLDEGELRENLAASFEKSKEKSFMRRHI